From Streptomyces sp. NBC_00370, a single genomic window includes:
- a CDS encoding ABC transporter substrate-binding protein, producing MALGQHALTRHSRRTLLRAGAGAAAATALSACGGGSDDGVGADGRVTIEMWHGQSDTGLKAIKALTQRFTRSHPHIRVDLGGGVLSDAMLQKVSAALASGAYPDIAYIFGSDLAGVARSPQVVDLTDMVHSGRTPWNNYWASAREAVTINGKVRASPALLDTLAVVCNKKLFREAGVPLPEAGWTWQDFEETAHRLTNSSRGTFGTGWPGVGDEDTVWRIWPMVWDLGGDVIADDGRSIGFEEAGVRALGTVEALAKSRSVYIDPKPGTEQMYQVFASGRMGMVVTGPWQLPDIREAKVDYAVVPLPSYSGKPITISGPDTWTVFDNGEARAQAARTFVSWLAQPEQDVQWDVQAGSLPLSRRSEAMPAWQAQAADTEGLDVFTKALETARVRPVHPAYPQVSIALGQAVVSVLLGKSTPAQAMRRCAGDARAALVIPR from the coding sequence GTGGCTCTTGGCCAGCACGCCCTCACCCGTCACTCACGCCGGACGCTGCTGCGCGCCGGCGCGGGCGCGGCTGCGGCGACCGCCCTGTCCGCCTGCGGCGGCGGCTCCGACGACGGTGTCGGCGCCGACGGGCGCGTCACGATCGAGATGTGGCACGGCCAGAGCGACACCGGGCTCAAGGCCATCAAGGCCCTGACGCAACGGTTCACCCGCTCCCACCCGCACATCCGCGTCGACCTCGGCGGCGGAGTGCTGTCGGACGCGATGCTGCAGAAGGTCAGCGCCGCGCTGGCCTCCGGCGCCTACCCCGACATCGCGTACATCTTCGGCTCCGACCTCGCCGGCGTGGCACGCAGTCCCCAAGTGGTCGACCTGACCGACATGGTGCACTCGGGCCGTACGCCCTGGAACAACTACTGGGCCTCGGCCAGGGAAGCCGTCACGATCAACGGGAAGGTCAGGGCCTCGCCCGCGCTCCTCGACACCCTCGCCGTGGTCTGCAACAAGAAGCTCTTCCGTGAGGCCGGCGTCCCGCTGCCCGAAGCGGGCTGGACGTGGCAGGACTTCGAGGAGACGGCCCACCGGCTGACCAACTCCTCCCGGGGCACGTTCGGCACGGGCTGGCCGGGTGTCGGGGACGAGGACACCGTGTGGCGGATCTGGCCGATGGTGTGGGACCTCGGCGGAGACGTCATCGCCGACGACGGCCGCAGCATCGGCTTCGAGGAGGCGGGGGTACGCGCCCTCGGCACGGTCGAGGCGCTGGCGAAGTCCCGCAGCGTCTACATCGACCCCAAGCCCGGCACCGAGCAGATGTACCAGGTCTTCGCGTCCGGCAGGATGGGCATGGTCGTCACCGGGCCGTGGCAGCTCCCCGACATCCGGGAGGCGAAGGTCGACTACGCGGTCGTCCCGCTGCCCAGCTACAGCGGCAAGCCCATCACCATCTCGGGTCCCGACACCTGGACGGTCTTCGACAACGGAGAGGCGCGGGCCCAGGCCGCGCGCACCTTCGTGTCCTGGCTGGCCCAGCCGGAACAGGACGTCCAGTGGGACGTCCAGGCGGGCAGCCTGCCGCTCAGCAGGCGCAGCGAGGCCATGCCGGCCTGGCAGGCGCAGGCGGCGGACACCGAAGGGCTGGACGTCTTCACCAAGGCGCTCGAAACGGCGCGTGTGCGCCCCGTACACCCCGCCTATCCGCAGGTGTCGATCGCGCTGGGCCAGGCCGTCGTGTCCGTGCTGCTCGGCAAGAGCACCCCGGCCCAGGCGATGCGCCGCTGCGCCGGCGATGCCAGGGCCGCTCTCGTCATACCCCGCTGA
- a CDS encoding carbohydrate ABC transporter permease codes for MTSLPAPFTLPDQERQLRARRSRRRRESATAYGFVLPAIIVILGLSVVPVIWSLLLSFQADDLVTPSRWVGLDNYRALTEDPHFSQAVENTLLYTVLYVPLSIVLGLLLALALNRRIRLVGLYRTLIFVPFIISETAQGVLFSFILDPQFGAANSVLHALGLPSQGFLTDPGQALPVLVLISLWSGTGFCVVIYLAALQDVPPTLIEAAKLDGAGRWHLLRHVVLPTLTPVSVFLVMWQTLMALQVFDLVYVTTKGGPLGSTTVIVYFIWEQAFKNFTAGYGASAAYVLALALLLVGGVMRLARRRRSDTIEGAAR; via the coding sequence ATGACATCCCTGCCCGCCCCGTTCACCCTGCCGGACCAGGAACGGCAACTGCGTGCCAGGCGCAGCAGGCGCCGCCGCGAGTCCGCCACCGCCTACGGTTTCGTCCTGCCCGCGATCATCGTCATCCTCGGCCTCAGCGTGGTCCCCGTCATCTGGTCGCTGCTGCTGTCCTTCCAGGCCGACGACCTGGTGACGCCGAGCCGCTGGGTCGGGCTCGACAACTACCGTGCGCTGACCGAGGATCCGCACTTCAGCCAGGCCGTCGAGAACACCCTGCTGTACACCGTGCTGTACGTGCCGCTGAGCATCGTCCTCGGTCTGCTGCTCGCGCTCGCGCTGAACCGGCGCATCCGGCTGGTGGGCCTGTACCGCACCCTGATCTTCGTCCCCTTCATCATCTCGGAGACCGCGCAGGGCGTGCTGTTCTCCTTCATCCTGGACCCGCAGTTCGGTGCGGCCAACTCCGTCCTGCACGCACTGGGGCTGCCGTCGCAAGGCTTTCTCACCGACCCGGGACAGGCGCTGCCCGTCCTGGTGCTGATCTCGCTGTGGAGCGGCACCGGATTCTGTGTGGTGATCTATCTCGCCGCGCTCCAGGACGTACCGCCGACCCTCATCGAGGCGGCCAAACTGGACGGCGCGGGACGATGGCACCTGCTGCGCCATGTCGTCCTGCCGACACTCACCCCCGTCAGTGTGTTCCTGGTGATGTGGCAGACCCTCATGGCGCTCCAGGTGTTCGACCTCGTCTATGTCACCACCAAGGGCGGTCCGCTCGGCTCGACCACCGTCATCGTCTACTTCATCTGGGAGCAGGCGTTCAAGAACTTCACCGCCGGTTACGGGGCGTCCGCCGCGTATGTCCTCGCGCTGGCGCTGCTGTTGGTCGGGGGAGTCATGCGGCTGGCCCGGCGCCGCAGGTCCGACACCATTGAGGGAGCAGCCCGATGA
- a CDS encoding carbohydrate ABC transporter permease — protein sequence MTATTTAAETVRPHTAPPAEDRPRRRLLPFSPWHLLLAPLAVIFALPLFWLLLSSVMTNAEINKFPPALWPSGIHLGGYRYVLGNAMFPRWFANSLIVSATAVVSNLVLGSLGGYAFARMRFAGSRSLLVLMLATTAVPFQLTMIPTFLVMKRLGLIDSLGALIVPSLVTPFAVFLLRQFFLSLPRELEEAAWIDGCSRLRVLFRIVLPLSRPALSTVAVLTFLTTWNDLTWPLIAINHDTQYTLQLGLTTFQGLHHTQWAAVMAGNVITVLPVLLAFLGAQKSFIQSITSSGLKG from the coding sequence ATGACCGCGACCACCACAGCCGCCGAGACGGTCCGGCCGCACACCGCACCACCGGCCGAGGACCGCCCACGCAGGCGGCTGCTTCCCTTCAGCCCCTGGCATCTGCTGCTCGCGCCGCTCGCCGTCATCTTCGCGCTGCCGCTGTTCTGGCTGCTGCTCAGTTCCGTGATGACCAACGCCGAGATCAACAAGTTCCCGCCGGCGCTGTGGCCTTCCGGTATCCACCTCGGCGGCTACCGCTACGTGCTCGGCAACGCCATGTTCCCCCGGTGGTTCGCCAACTCGCTGATCGTCTCGGCGACAGCGGTCGTCTCCAACCTCGTCCTCGGCTCGCTCGGGGGCTACGCCTTCGCCCGGATGCGGTTCGCCGGCTCGCGCTCCCTGCTGGTCCTGATGCTCGCCACGACGGCCGTCCCCTTCCAACTGACCATGATCCCGACCTTCCTGGTCATGAAGCGGCTCGGCCTGATCGACTCGCTGGGCGCCCTGATCGTGCCCTCGCTGGTGACCCCGTTCGCGGTGTTCCTGCTGCGGCAGTTCTTCCTCTCCCTGCCCAGAGAGCTGGAGGAAGCCGCCTGGATCGACGGCTGTTCACGGCTGCGCGTGCTGTTCCGTATCGTGCTGCCGCTGTCCAGGCCGGCCCTCAGCACCGTCGCCGTCCTCACGTTCCTCACCACCTGGAACGATCTGACCTGGCCGCTGATCGCCATCAACCACGACACCCAGTACACACTCCAGCTGGGACTGACCACCTTCCAGGGGCTGCACCACACCCAGTGGGCCGCCGTCATGGCGGGCAACGTGATCACCGTACTTCCCGTACTGCTCGCCTTCCTCGGCGCGCAGAAGTCGTTCATCCAGTCCATCACCTCCAGCGGTCTCAAGGGCTGA
- a CDS encoding carbohydrate kinase family protein has protein sequence MPHTFDLLVIGDINPDVVLGPLDEPLAFGQREQLVPTGVLTLGGSAAIMACGAARLGLSVAVAGRIGDDDAGRFVRAALEARGVDTTALRTDPDLPTPLTAVIARADDRAIITAAGTLAATGPDDIPEELLTTSRHVHAASYFLLPKLAAALPGILRTARAHGATTSLDTNDDPSGRWDPAGIASVLPVLDFLLPNAQEALALAGQPHGTPESAARQLASRGPLVVVKNGAEGALAHDGATVRTTRGVPAVPRDTVGAGDSFDAGYIAAVLAGEPPARALELAAVCGSLSTRAHGGTAAQPTWDEAVAAAAHNGKSQ, from the coding sequence ATGCCGCACACCTTCGACCTTCTCGTCATCGGAGACATCAATCCCGATGTCGTGCTCGGTCCCCTCGACGAGCCGCTCGCCTTCGGGCAGCGCGAACAACTCGTCCCCACCGGCGTACTCACCCTCGGCGGCTCCGCCGCGATCATGGCCTGCGGGGCGGCGAGGCTCGGTCTGAGCGTCGCCGTCGCCGGCCGGATCGGCGACGACGACGCGGGACGCTTCGTACGCGCCGCCCTGGAAGCGCGCGGCGTCGACACCACCGCGCTGCGTACCGACCCGGACCTGCCGACCCCGCTCACCGCCGTGATCGCACGCGCCGACGACCGCGCCATCATCACGGCCGCCGGGACCCTCGCCGCCACCGGACCCGACGACATACCGGAGGAGTTGCTCACCACCAGCCGGCATGTGCACGCGGCGTCCTACTTCCTGCTGCCGAAACTCGCGGCGGCCCTGCCCGGCATCCTGCGCACCGCCCGCGCCCACGGCGCCACGACGTCGCTGGACACCAACGACGACCCCTCGGGGCGCTGGGACCCGGCCGGGATCGCGTCCGTCCTGCCCGTCCTCGACTTCCTGCTGCCCAACGCACAGGAGGCGCTCGCACTCGCCGGACAGCCGCACGGCACACCGGAGTCCGCCGCGCGCCAACTCGCCTCCCGGGGACCACTCGTCGTCGTGAAGAACGGCGCCGAAGGCGCCCTCGCACACGACGGCGCCACCGTACGGACCACCCGCGGCGTCCCCGCGGTGCCGCGGGACACCGTCGGCGCCGGTGACAGCTTCGACGCCGGGTACATCGCCGCCGTCCTCGCCGGTGAGCCCCCCGCACGGGCCCTCGAACTCGCCGCCGTCTGCGGCTCCCTGTCCACCCGCGCCCACGGCGGCACCGCCGCGCAGCCCACCTGGGACGAGGCTGTCGCAGCCGCCGCCCACAACGGAAAGAGCCAGTGA
- a CDS encoding alpha-glucosidase/alpha-galactosidase: MTAKKIVFIGAGSVVFTQGLLADIFAFPELKDVHIALHDIDAERLATAHGAARVIAADRSAAPHITAHADRREALEGADFVINIIQVGMGESTRTDFEVPARYGLRQTIGDTIGIGGIFRALRTFPVLKALGEDIAAVCPDAWLLNYTNPMAMNVQYLTRATGLTRVVGLCHSVYWTMRDLADLVKVPYEEISYHAAGVNHQAWVLRFEHQGIDLYPRLDALIAEDEQLRRRVRVDMYRRLGHYPTETSEHSSEYVPWYLHHDSEIDRLRLPVGAYLGIVDENVAAYEETRRALAAGEPLPVEATMEYAPQVIHSITTGTPRTVYGNVPNHGLIDNLPAEGTVEVPCLVDSLGVQPTRVGALPAQCAALNRTYLSMNDLVVRAAVEDDPRHIRHAAMTDPATAATLTVEQIWDLCDDMVRAHEHLLQPSLRVTLGH, translated from the coding sequence ATGACCGCCAAGAAGATCGTGTTCATCGGCGCAGGCAGCGTCGTCTTCACCCAGGGGCTCCTCGCCGACATCTTCGCGTTCCCCGAACTGAAGGACGTGCACATCGCCCTGCACGACATCGACGCCGAGCGGCTGGCGACCGCGCACGGCGCCGCGCGCGTCATCGCGGCCGATCGGAGCGCGGCCCCGCACATCACCGCCCACGCCGACCGGCGGGAAGCCCTCGAAGGCGCCGACTTCGTCATCAACATCATCCAGGTCGGTATGGGTGAGTCGACCAGGACCGACTTCGAGGTGCCCGCGCGCTACGGCCTGCGCCAGACCATCGGCGACACCATCGGCATCGGCGGCATCTTCCGCGCCCTGCGCACCTTCCCCGTGCTCAAGGCGCTCGGCGAGGACATCGCCGCCGTCTGCCCGGACGCCTGGCTGCTGAACTACACCAACCCGATGGCGATGAACGTTCAGTACCTGACCCGGGCGACCGGACTCACCCGTGTGGTGGGCCTGTGCCACTCGGTGTACTGGACCATGCGCGACCTGGCGGACCTGGTCAAGGTGCCCTACGAGGAGATCAGTTACCACGCGGCCGGCGTCAACCACCAGGCGTGGGTGCTGCGTTTCGAGCACCAGGGCATCGACCTCTACCCCCGGCTCGACGCGCTGATCGCCGAGGACGAGCAACTGCGCCGCCGGGTACGGGTCGACATGTACCGCCGGCTCGGCCACTACCCGACCGAGACCAGCGAGCACTCCAGCGAGTACGTGCCCTGGTACCTGCACCACGACAGCGAGATCGACCGGCTGCGGCTGCCGGTCGGCGCCTACCTCGGCATCGTGGACGAGAACGTCGCGGCGTACGAGGAGACCCGCCGCGCCCTCGCTGCGGGCGAACCGCTGCCCGTCGAGGCCACGATGGAGTACGCGCCGCAGGTCATCCACAGCATCACCACCGGCACCCCGCGCACCGTCTACGGCAACGTCCCCAACCACGGGCTGATCGACAACCTGCCCGCCGAAGGCACCGTCGAAGTGCCCTGCCTGGTCGACAGCCTCGGCGTGCAGCCCACCCGGGTCGGAGCCCTGCCCGCGCAGTGCGCCGCGCTCAACCGCACGTATCTGAGCATGAACGACCTCGTCGTACGGGCCGCCGTCGAGGACGACCCGCGGCACATCCGGCACGCCGCCATGACCGACCCGGCCACCGCCGCCACGCTCACCGTCGAACAGATCTGGGACCTGTGCGACGACATGGTGCGCGCGCACGAACACCTGCTCCAGCCGTCGCTGCGCGTCACCCTCGGCCACTGA
- a CDS encoding Gfo/Idh/MocA family protein, translating into MSELRVGVVGIGQRAPLAAGANRPGVARVVSCADPSPRGRADAVDLFGAGVTVHTDYHDMVDDGLDAVFVLTPDDRHVEPSLFFLTAGVPVFVEKPLAITLDDCDRLLRGAFDSGTRLYVGHNLRHLPVLRRMREMIDEGLVGQVRSVWCRHFVGHGGDFYFKDWHAERARTTGLLLQKGAHDLDVIHWLAGGYSREVVAMGDLAVYGTNPRRAERTGSSDEDPARMPDWFDPGIWPPSALTGLNPVVDVEDISMMLTRLDNGVLASYQQCHFTPDYWRNYTVIGDEGRLENFGDGLDDDNPTVKVWNSRRHGYRSDADHTETVTGGNSTHGGADDQLVAEFLRFAAEGGPTRTSPVAAREAVAAGTAATASLRASGAHTPVPPPAPDLVRYFAAHQGKQ; encoded by the coding sequence ATGAGTGAACTGCGCGTGGGCGTCGTCGGCATCGGCCAGCGGGCTCCGCTGGCGGCCGGCGCAAACCGGCCGGGCGTCGCGCGGGTGGTGTCCTGCGCCGACCCCTCGCCGCGCGGCAGGGCCGACGCCGTCGACCTGTTCGGCGCCGGCGTCACCGTGCACACCGACTACCACGACATGGTGGACGACGGGCTCGACGCGGTCTTCGTCCTCACCCCCGACGACCGGCACGTCGAACCCAGCCTGTTCTTCCTCACCGCGGGCGTGCCGGTCTTCGTGGAGAAGCCGCTGGCCATCACCCTGGACGACTGCGACCGGCTGCTGCGCGGTGCCTTCGACTCGGGCACCCGCCTCTACGTCGGCCACAACCTCCGCCATCTGCCCGTGCTTCGCCGGATGCGGGAGATGATCGACGAAGGACTCGTCGGCCAGGTCCGTTCGGTGTGGTGCCGGCACTTCGTCGGCCATGGCGGCGACTTCTACTTCAAGGACTGGCACGCCGAACGCGCCAGGACCACCGGGCTGTTGCTGCAGAAGGGGGCCCACGACCTCGATGTGATCCACTGGCTGGCCGGCGGCTACTCGCGCGAGGTCGTCGCCATGGGCGACCTGGCCGTGTACGGCACGAACCCCCGCCGTGCGGAGCGGACCGGCTCGTCCGACGAGGACCCGGCGCGGATGCCGGACTGGTTCGACCCCGGCATCTGGCCGCCCTCGGCGCTGACCGGTCTCAACCCGGTCGTGGACGTGGAGGACATCTCCATGATGCTCACCCGCCTCGACAACGGTGTGCTCGCCAGCTATCAGCAGTGTCACTTCACCCCCGACTACTGGCGCAACTACACCGTCATCGGGGACGAGGGGCGGCTGGAGAACTTCGGCGACGGCCTCGACGACGACAACCCGACCGTCAAGGTGTGGAACAGCCGCCGTCACGGCTACCGGTCCGACGCCGACCACACCGAGACCGTCACCGGCGGCAACTCCACACACGGCGGCGCCGACGACCAACTGGTCGCGGAATTCCTCCGGTTCGCCGCCGAGGGCGGCCCGACCCGTACCTCACCCGTCGCCGCACGCGAAGCCGTCGCCGCGGGCACCGCCGCCACCGCCTCGCTGCGCGCTTCCGGCGCGCACACCCCCGTACCGCCCCCCGCGCCCGACCTCGTCCGGTACTTCGCCGCCCACCAGGGAAAGCAATAA
- a CDS encoding SIS domain-containing protein produces MSLTSDEIARQPDAWRKAADVAEAADGLPKRGERVAVIGCGTSWFMAEAYAVLRETGGYGETDYFTASAYPEDRDYDRLVAITRSGTTTEVLDVLRRARESCPTVALTADLDTPVVNAADHIVDLGFADERSVVQTVFATTALATLRASLGEDIEPLAAAAQSVLDEPLAEEWLTAEQITFLGDGWAHGVAREAGLKMREAAQAWTESYPSMEYRHGPISIAAPNRLVWHFGRDTGELAKDVAPTGATFVDHPQDAQVDLVRVQRLAEAIARAKGLDPDHPRNLTRSVVLAARP; encoded by the coding sequence ATGTCTCTCACCAGCGACGAGATCGCCCGCCAGCCGGACGCCTGGCGCAAGGCCGCCGACGTGGCCGAGGCCGCCGACGGCCTGCCGAAGCGTGGCGAGCGCGTCGCGGTCATCGGCTGCGGCACGTCATGGTTCATGGCCGAGGCGTACGCCGTCCTGCGGGAAACGGGAGGCTACGGGGAGACCGACTACTTCACGGCCTCCGCCTACCCCGAGGACCGCGACTACGACCGGCTCGTCGCGATCACCCGCTCCGGCACCACGACCGAAGTCCTCGACGTCCTGCGGCGGGCGCGTGAGAGCTGCCCCACCGTGGCCCTCACCGCCGACCTCGACACCCCGGTGGTGAACGCCGCCGACCACATCGTGGACCTGGGCTTCGCCGACGAACGCTCCGTCGTCCAGACGGTGTTCGCGACGACCGCCCTCGCCACCCTGCGCGCCTCGCTCGGCGAGGACATCGAACCGCTGGCCGCGGCGGCGCAGAGCGTGCTCGACGAGCCACTCGCCGAGGAGTGGCTGACCGCCGAGCAGATCACCTTCCTCGGCGACGGCTGGGCCCACGGTGTCGCGCGGGAGGCCGGGCTGAAGATGCGGGAGGCCGCGCAGGCGTGGACGGAGTCGTACCCGAGCATGGAGTACCGGCACGGCCCGATCAGCATCGCCGCACCGAACCGGCTCGTCTGGCACTTCGGCCGGGACACCGGTGAGCTGGCCAAGGACGTCGCCCCCACCGGCGCCACCTTCGTCGACCACCCGCAGGACGCGCAGGTCGACCTGGTACGGGTGCAGCGCCTCGCCGAGGCCATCGCCCGCGCCAAGGGCCTCGACCCGGACCACCCGCGCAACCTGACCAGGTCCGTCGTCCTGGCCGCCCGCCCGTAA
- a CDS encoding class II fructose-bisphosphate aldolase yields MLTTTSALVTAAHDAHTGVAAFNVIAIEHAEAVAVAAEATGLPAILQISENAARHHGDVAPLAAAAAAIARASSAALSLHLDHVEDAALLFRTAECGASSVMFDASRRSDEDNVRATREAADWAHEHGLYIEAELGEIGGKKGSAHTPGVRTDPQQAREFVEATGVDALAVAVGSTHAMTDRTAQVDLDLVARISAAVPVPLVLHGSSGVPADLLAAAVRAGMTKINFGTMLNVAFTGAVRAALAASPDAHDPRPYLAQARTAVAEVAADCLRTVSGGNQ; encoded by the coding sequence GTGTTGACCACCACTTCCGCCCTCGTCACCGCCGCGCACGACGCGCACACCGGCGTCGCCGCCTTCAACGTGATCGCCATCGAGCACGCCGAGGCGGTCGCCGTCGCCGCCGAGGCGACCGGACTGCCGGCCATCCTCCAGATCAGCGAGAACGCGGCGCGCCACCACGGCGACGTCGCCCCGCTCGCCGCTGCCGCCGCCGCGATAGCGCGGGCGAGCAGCGCGGCACTCTCCCTCCACCTGGACCATGTCGAGGACGCCGCCCTGCTGTTCCGCACGGCCGAATGCGGCGCCAGCTCCGTGATGTTCGACGCGTCACGCCGCAGCGACGAGGACAACGTCCGGGCGACGCGTGAGGCGGCCGACTGGGCCCATGAGCACGGCCTGTACATCGAGGCGGAGCTGGGCGAGATCGGCGGCAAGAAGGGCTCGGCGCACACCCCGGGCGTACGCACCGACCCGCAGCAGGCAAGGGAGTTCGTCGAAGCCACCGGGGTCGACGCGCTCGCCGTCGCCGTCGGATCCACCCACGCCATGACGGACCGGACGGCACAGGTCGACCTCGACCTCGTCGCGCGGATCAGTGCGGCGGTGCCGGTGCCGCTGGTCCTGCACGGCTCGTCCGGCGTCCCCGCCGATCTGTTGGCGGCGGCGGTGCGTGCGGGCATGACCAAAATCAACTTCGGCACGATGCTCAACGTCGCGTTCACCGGGGCCGTCCGCGCGGCGCTCGCCGCGTCCCCCGACGCGCACGACCCGCGCCCCTATCTGGCGCAGGCGCGCACGGCGGTCGCCGAGGTCGCCGCCGACTGTCTGCGGACCGTGAGTGGCGGCAACCAGTAA
- a CDS encoding winged helix-turn-helix transcriptional regulator: MSKYRNTCLIRGDGGRAIRGILDRIGDKWTLLVVATLDGERMRFTELQQRIPGISQRMLTRTVRHLERDGLVARTVFPEVPPRVEYELTATGRTLIEPAVALAEWAVDKNPQIERSQAAYDARQP; this comes from the coding sequence ATGTCGAAGTACCGCAACACCTGCCTCATCCGCGGCGACGGCGGCCGGGCCATCCGCGGCATCCTGGACCGCATCGGCGACAAGTGGACGCTGCTGGTGGTGGCCACGCTCGACGGCGAGCGGATGCGCTTCACCGAGCTGCAGCAGCGGATCCCCGGGATCTCGCAGCGGATGCTCACACGTACGGTGCGGCATCTGGAGCGGGACGGTCTCGTGGCCCGTACGGTGTTCCCCGAGGTGCCGCCCCGGGTCGAGTACGAACTCACCGCGACGGGACGGACGTTGATCGAGCCGGCGGTGGCGCTGGCGGAGTGGGCCGTGGACAAGAACCCCCAGATCGAGCGGAGCCAGGCGGCCTACGACGCGCGGCAGCCCTGA
- a CDS encoding DoxX family protein: MEIAYWIVTGVLGLFFLFAGGKKVAQSKERLAPMMGWVDTVPMWVVRGIGVVEILGVAGLVLPPLTGIAPVLAMAAAIGMLVLQVLAAGLHLSRGEVKETGLNAALVVLAGVAAWLATTW; encoded by the coding sequence ATGGAAATCGCCTACTGGATCGTCACCGGCGTCCTGGGACTCTTCTTCCTGTTCGCGGGCGGCAAGAAGGTCGCGCAGTCCAAGGAGCGGCTGGCACCCATGATGGGCTGGGTCGACACGGTCCCGATGTGGGTGGTGCGTGGCATCGGTGTCGTCGAGATCCTCGGCGTCGCCGGCCTCGTGCTGCCGCCGCTGACAGGGATAGCGCCCGTCCTGGCGATGGCGGCCGCGATCGGCATGCTCGTGCTCCAGGTGCTGGCAGCCGGCCTCCACCTGTCCAGGGGCGAGGTCAAGGAGACCGGCCTCAACGCCGCCCTGGTCGTACTCGCCGGGGTGGCCGCCTGGCTCGCCACGACCTGGTGA
- a CDS encoding formylglycine-generating enzyme family protein encodes MIPVPGGTVDLRDDRRGICWQADVAPFLLGRCPVTAALHRAVTGADVSPSTPADSPVTNVSWLDAIEMCNRLSELSGLRPAYSRAEESGEVAWDRTSDGYRLPTEAEWQYACKGGTGGYRYGEIDDIAWYDGNSGGRVHDVGGKAPNAWGLHDMLGNVWEWCWDLYDEEVYGAYRIFRGGGWAESERGCGATVRRRSHPTFAIDDLGFRPARTVGTVVSRS; translated from the coding sequence ATGATTCCCGTGCCAGGCGGCACGGTCGACCTCAGGGACGACCGGCGGGGCATCTGTTGGCAGGCCGACGTGGCGCCCTTCCTGCTCGGTCGGTGTCCGGTCACGGCGGCGCTCCACAGGGCCGTCACCGGAGCGGACGTCAGCCCGTCCACGCCCGCCGACTCGCCGGTGACGAACGTGAGTTGGCTCGACGCGATCGAGATGTGCAACCGCCTCTCCGAGCTGTCAGGGCTGAGACCGGCGTACTCCCGCGCCGAGGAGAGCGGCGAAGTGGCCTGGGACCGGACGTCCGACGGGTATCGGCTGCCGACCGAGGCGGAGTGGCAGTACGCCTGCAAGGGCGGCACCGGCGGCTACCGGTACGGGGAGATCGACGACATCGCCTGGTACGACGGCAATTCCGGCGGCCGGGTGCACGACGTCGGCGGCAAGGCGCCCAACGCGTGGGGGCTGCACGACATGCTGGGCAACGTCTGGGAGTGGTGCTGGGACCTCTACGACGAGGAGGTCTACGGTGCGTACCGGATCTTCCGCGGTGGCGGCTGGGCCGAATCGGAGCGGGGCTGCGGAGCGACCGTGCGCCGTCGCAGCCACCCCACCTTCGCCATCGACGACCTCGGGTTCCGGCCCGCCAGGACCGTGGGGACGGTCGTCTCCCGGTCGTGA